The DNA segment TGATTAAGCCAAACTGAAGGAATAACTCTACCTTAATAATATAAACATGAGGGCCTTGAGGGGGACTCTCCATCGGGCCTCAATATAAGATTCGAGATTCTTGGGAAGGACTCTCCCACAGACCCATTGTTTAGAATATATGATAAATTTTATAATGAAAGTATCGGGGCTTgaaaggaaaggactctctcccaatctccccTAATTTATGCAAAACATCTTTATTAGAAATTTGACCAAGGGAATTCGGAAaatgactctctcccgatctcttaaaacatttttattagaatttggGCTAAGaaaattcaggaaaggactctctcccaatctcttaaaacatttttattagaattttggctaagagaattcaggaaaggactctctatgGATCtcctaaaatatttttattagaattttggctaagagaattcaggaaaaGACTTTCTCCCGATTCTTTGATTTGACATCGAAcactttataaaatataaaactatAGGAAttgcaggaaaggactctcttctGAACTCCctattttgaaaagtgaatttaaaaGTCGCGAATGTTGATCCAAACTCTTCATCGATCTTCCGCATAATTCCTCGATCTTTATGCCATCCGAACTCCTTTGTTTTCACCTCTATAGCTTATTGTCCGAACTTTTCTATCCCGGGTTTCGTGTCTTATGATTTGAGTCTGTCTTGATTTTTCGATCTTATAGTTTATCATTCGGGCTtgcctcaatttttttttatctcataatttacttgtcAGGGCTAATCTCGATTTTCGACCTCACAACTCATCCAAACCTTTTACATCAATCAGGAATAATCTATTTTCCTTATTTACTCAGATCAAAAATTTCCAAGTCATCACTTTTATCCATACTCCTTACGGCATTTACGGAGTGTTAGCGACCCGAACTTTCACTcatatgaaataaaaaaattaaaagtaatgaTAACTATAAGACTTGTGAATGATAGGAGACCTAAGATAATATTTATGACACAAGTCAAACTTGATATGACACAAGTCAAACTTGATATGACCCTATTCTAAAAATTCGGTGTGATAAGGCACCTTAAGAATACCCACGTCATGAATGCAAACTAGCGATATTTAGAGATTGACAAGTTAAATGCTTACCTGTAGAGAGCTGAAACAATGGATGAATAAATACCGATGCTCTGTGAACTCTAGAGCTGCTATAGCTGGGATGACGGAGTGACTTTGAGCTGCCAAAGGAGATGACAATGAGGCTTTAATGACGAATTGCGGTTGGGCTTTCAAGAGGGTGTACGATTGCTAAGGGTATGGATTGCAAGACCTATAGTTTTAGTGAaaagatcctttagaaaacttgtttctaaagtctctaggaaTTTCAAGAGCTTCAGAATGAAGGGTAATAAAACTATATTGAAATTCAGAGGTTTCCTCACGATAATCGCTATCCCctcctacagtattgcatgcaggtatttatagggaatgggtattCAAAATAGAGGGTTAGGATTCTAGCAGGAGAAGATGGAGGGCTCGGATTTAAAAGGACGTGATCTGAcgtcttagaattaaagagaatcaagattgaGGGTTTGGATTTGGTTCAAAATCTCTGTCCTTTCATTCTTTAATCCAACGATCAGGAATTCTGCCTTACAGAATGGAACCAAGGGCTGGGAGCAAAAGGTGCCAAATCAGTTATTCACTTTTGATCTGAAGGTCTCAAATCTGTCCTTACAAGTGTGATCAATGGTGTCAAATTGAGATGTATTAGGCTGCTTTAACAGTTTGAGATCCGATGGTGAGGAGTTAATCTTACAAATTTGAGGGTCATGATTGAAAGTGATTTTGATTCTCCAAGCCCTTTGATCTCTATAGGTCATTTCTCAGTTTAGTCGATCTCTTTTATGGTTGGTAGACCTGAGACCTCTTGTTCTGATCTTTCAATTTGACTCTTTCTGCATCTGATATCTTTTTTTCCCAATCTTAATTTCTGATCCCTTCCTCACCCcttaaagcaattaattcttcgatTAGCGATAAACTGCTTTGAGTTCTACAcataataaatgccaaggccctatatatacgTAGAGGAATTTCGTCCTTCACACACTCACATTCTCCCTTCTCTGGTGAATTTCTAATGTTTTACTTTTCTGCTCTTGACTTTTTCGGCAAGAATTCTCCTCATGAAAACCACCTTGATCTTTTTTAGAATGTTTTTCTTGCCCATTGCTTGAAAATGGATGATTTTGGCGATCAAAGACTTATGAGGGCAACCTCTGATGACGATGAGTGAACTGGACTATTTGACCAATCAGGGTCGAAATTGACTACCATGCCGATCTCGGACCTGTTTACCAGTATGATCTGCAGACCAATCTCTAACAAGGGGACCGTTTATTTCAATCTTGATATcggtgaccacctcttgaagttcatttggctcctaaccataTCAGGGGTCTCGATCGTAGCTTAGTTCTGATCGATGACATTGATAAAGACACCGAGCTTCCCATAGTCTTTGCCATAGTTGATAAGAGCTACCCTCTTGATCTCCACGTATCTCTTGAACGGCATCCTGGAATCAAGAGTGGTCCGAACCATAGGAGCcagataggtagaatgtagtgaagGGAAATTTGTAATTATTAATCTTGAGAgctcgcccaaatgatgtaatctgaccttttggaaatgaaatgaagttttagttattcaaaattgattgtttattttgttttattattgcattattttctcAATTTCTTATAACTGTGTCCCATCTGATCTCCCAAATCACGCTCATCGACTGATCTCTTTGATTCAAAACTACTTGCTATGGTTGATCCTTCGTAACTGACCTTTAACTATCCGATCTCCCTGCTATATTTCTGGAATTCTCTTTTGATGAGTTATTAAAACGGTCAGATTCCACTAATCGATGCGTCACTTAgagcttcgtgagcatttaatgcttgggcagctataaataggAAGGATTATTGACCATTTGCCCACTTACGCCATTTTCAGATTCCCTGAGTAACTAcgattctctctttcattttctaAAGTTTTCTAGCACTGATTTACACTccggtaagagctttaatcttttttctgatcaatttttatctttatctttgaaaatgagtggtactgATGGTTAGAGAGTTgcgagccctccctctattcacaTTTCATGGACGTCAGATGAAGGTGATGTGGTCAGGCCAAGTGAGTGACCTGAACCTTCCACAGCTATTATCCCCATCCATGGTCAAGCAACTAGGTTAAAACAAGTGTCGACTTCAAGGAAAGAGAACTTATCTgtggacgagttgccatcggtcTTATGGGAGGCTGATCTCCAGTCTATTAGCTAAGAGTACAACCTTCCAATTGACTCTTTtgaacttatcagatgccatgttGATCTTCGGGCTGATAATTTCTTTGACGAAATCAACCTGATCAtagtgtatgaagagcaattaaatgcCAGGCTTTAATTTCCCCTAGATGAATTCTATAAAGACGTTCTGAAGTTCCACTATGTTTGTGTAGCCCAGGTGCATTCGAACTCCTGGCAAACCCTAGTGGCCTTCAGAGGTCTATGCCGGGCTAAAAAGCTTGAGCCCATGGTGAAGGTTTTTGCTCAATTACATAGGCTCGCTCGGCGAAGAGATGAcgaatattggtttttccaagccaagctgaactgcgggctctttaccgatctcccctcCTCGCTAAAGAACTGGAAAATTCGGTTTTTCATACTGAGGAGCAAGGATCCAAACGGTTTTGAAGGAATTCCACATAGCTGGCAGTATTTAGTTCCTAAAGTACCGAAGAAGATCACCCTAAATAAAGACAAGGATGCCATGGTGAAGGAGTTGAAAGATCAGGCGACCACTCATAAGTATTCATGTTTGGATGTGGTTATGGCCGAactaaaatggtggatgatgcggGTGATCACCCGTGAGGACTATAAGCtacaactctctgacctcggccctgggATCGGTATAATTTAGATCCTTAGTCTCTTTATATTAGTGAACTCACTAACTTGTTCTTTGCGCAGGTATGGCAGGAGGTGAGACTGCAAAGGAAAGCCATAAGCGAAAGAGGGAGCTCACCCGAAAAGTATAAGAGATGAAAGAAGCTGCTGCTGCTGTCCAGACGCCAAGACAGGACTTAGTAGAAGTACCAAGCTCTCCGTTCTGACCCTCAGAACAGCCAACCTCAAAGGTAGAGGTCATTCCTTCTCTGCCTTGATAGGCCGAACCTccacctcttccgatctcttcaagtgcagaagggggGTTTTCCGGACCAACCGTTAAGATGCTCTCCTAAGAAGTTCAGGTTCTCCTTCAATCTCTGGAAAGGAATCGCTCAGTTCAGAGAAATCATGATCTGGCTAAGGTCCTGGGCACTACCATTTGTTTTCAAGAAGATTGGAATAGGATGGCCCAggatagcattgacgatctcctgactcagacgatgagcttgggtttggaggctattgcaaaccagcatatgatcagagaaaaggctcatctcttaagAGAAGAGATTGTAAAAGTGGTTCAGGACACAATAGCCGCTAAAGTCCAACTCTCAACCGCTAGTGATCATATTGCTAAGTTAGAAGATCGGGcgaagtcttatgaagaaaggaTAACCAAATTGGAGGGGGAACTTAAAGATGCTTGGGCCTGCCGATCTGCTGATCTCGCTCAATTTACTGAAGAGCTCAAAGCAAAGGAGGAAGAGGCCCTGGCTAGAGAGGctagtgcctatgtgaatgcccatagtGATCTTTTGGCCGAACTCGTGAAacgctatcctgaagaggacttctcttggatggaggAGCTCATCCCAAGAGCTGAAGATGAGAGCGAGGAAGAGcctgagagagaggagagagaatgtCGAGATCGAAAATATAACTGAAGGGCAGGTTAAGGAAGACCCTCCTATCGAATAACTTTTGTATAATTTTTCTTTggaatgaattttaatttctttagtgATTGGttcttgatgagatcagaaaAATACCAAATTAAGAATGAATGAGCATTAACTCAATTCCCAATTAATTggataagtccaaacaaaaagtTTAAGATCGGTTATCGAGCATGATCGCTTAAAGAGCTCAGTAAACATTAAGCGCAAAGATGAGATTAGAAAACGTTTCaaaataaatgatttgaaaccaggtCTCGGTTCAATTTTGCTAGGTTCAGGATCATTTACAGATCGAATAAGATATTAATTTGAATAATGCGAGTGAGACCTGATCCTGAAACTACCTGGAATTACCTGAAGTTTGGGGTTAGGGAATAGAAAAACACAATGAAAATTTCGGTGGTTTAATAACAGGTCGAATAAACATAGGGATCGGAAAATACTTAATTTGTTCATGAGATTGGATAGACTCTGGATTTGCTATTCATCTGAAAATAAGTTATTGTGGATTCAGGGAAAATGACTTGAGGTCAAGTAAATGGTAAAGATTGGGTAAAACGCCTATGAGGAGGATCGGCTGAAATGCAAATCGTGACTAGAGATCAGCCTAAAATGTGGTgcctacagctgcccctctttacatgtttTCTGGTAGGGAGAATAAAAATCTCTCGTATAGAATTCATGTCAAGATAtagaaccatattttgggcggctgaaatgctgaaaattaatatCAACTTGCATCTTGAATTCAAAggctgataactggaaatttaaaatcaacttggatcttgaatccaaaggttgatgatatgaattaaaatcaacttggatcttgaatctagaggttgattgtaacacccctattttcatATCCTGGTAAGttatactgttctggtgaccggtgtcgatcctaacaattaagagaattagaaccacatctaagagacCTTGATAagtcttgaacacaaataattagtaattgtcaaatagttaagtataaataagaaaaacaaaaaacaagaagttaaatgagccgggagttacagggatgggtgaccttctcaggaaggactgcgaggtcgatttaaactcaaatttcgaaccgtaaaatatgacgccgcggtccttaggactattgcgaacacagtgaaaaagagaaaatcatgaaaaagaattgttaaaccagtcaaataattaggtcagggatccaaaagaaatattgaattatttacaaaccgagtcGAAtctgcgaggggcaatttggtcaattgacccctggagctgactcctgacctaactgtccaataaaatcgaaaaAAAGTAAATTTcgggattaagaattaaattaaagaactatggaaaaagaaaagaaaaagaaaagaaaagaaaatttgaattatgacatcatcatggtggatgacacatgcatgacccaataaatgataatttttaatttaagaaactTTGAGATAATTTTGACTTAAAagacaattaaaaaaaatgaaatgatgaaaatttcaaaatataattgaattatgacctcatgcatggcataattaaacttttaaaaattaattaattaattatgggataattatcttattataagaagataaaaattaaaaggaaaaagcaTTTTTCCTTCTTCCCAACAACTTTAGCCGGCTCCCattttctcctctctctttctcttttcaatttcctccattaatggtcatttaagcttcttaaaccctattatttcttcataaatttcatactcaccaaagtaaggtcttgctctttagctttgatagagagattggaaacaagaaaaataaaaaaaaagaagagaagatttagagttacaaattctgctcaacaagTAAGTTCATCTTTTcaacttaatttgagtaaaatgccTAGAAATAAGCTTGAATAAGTTGATTGGtaatgtttatatactttgatttagtgagatgtaacaattagtgaattagggtttttgacctaggattttggaagacaaaaattggagaattggtcaaatggtgtgtttgaccttgtttgagctgaaaaatggtcatatgtgaccaattgtggtatgttggaagtgttagaattaggtttagattcggattaGATATGGCtattatgcaggcagcatgaccgaggtccctttcagggaccaaaactgaaaatttaccaacccaattagtgtgaggccaattgagaatgaaactagacacaaaatgacacaattttcatttaggaattatgctcaaaaagtgaccaaaacctagtgaacaaattgaccaaatccggacttaggcaatatgacctgtacaaaaatgaccaaataaatagtatttgttcatttggacataacttgggctaggcaggtctaaatgacctgaaattttaccagtggaaagctgagatgtagacctaaaactttaatgaagaacataaacccaaattattcccttaaccaagtcatttagccacccaaagttggtgacttaaaactgccagaaccagttttggtgcccaggaatctgggttaggccaatccggaaaccatgattcaaatggctataacttgagctacaaaactccaaatggagttattcaaaaaggagaataaatttaagacaataaggaacaatttctatgaagaaaacttagcccaattctaacagcaaaatgaccaatggaacagagtaacataagacaccaaaactgaaaatttacaattttccctaaaagacctaagttttgagaaaacaaccaaaaccaacaaaattggtgatcaaaatgtggtatgtgagtatagttggagtttccataccttttaagtataagaaagtcaatattttgacttgaatagtatcatgaatagtaacctcaacatgaaaatttacaagaatgtaagtttaaacatattggaattagttattggaattgttatgaagtaaagatactgagacactataaattttgtgtttcagctaaaaaaagacccggaaggtctaagagactgagtcaaggcctagaggtgactcacgtcaggtttgtgcacaataaaccttaatttatcgttttctcatagaaaatttgtttagttatgcattgtgaaattattgtgttaattatgggttttgagaactactgtgttgccactttatgGATGGAAatttaactttggaaatttattgtattttgcataaaatatttgaataacttgatttaaattatttttgattcacacttgggatgacaatatcactatgttccttctccacttgtggggtgagtttgatatttgattatattcctccctctctggcttgccagtctgaggtgagtttggatgagtactcattagctagctagccacctccctcattgatttcgattagtggggtgagtttgccttatcgtgatgtacacacggcatgttcggaaattttgtgtcatggcctaagttgtgttatttattggcaacactatgtttattaaattgtttaatcaaagttgtgttatattaagctttgaaaattatgatttgttataaatgtgatttgaaaaattttgaaatgcgattatgagatttttgaattatgaattgttcatgactgttttatattatgcattttacgttttattgtgcaccactgagtaaactttactcagcgatagctttaaaaTGCTGTCGCTGATAGAGAAAagaacatagcagcagagtgaactGCTACAGccagagaggagcacagttgaagaatttttgtacgggtatttgttaatACCTCTGTAATTGttttgatgtaaatggtttagtgtcatatgtattaaggtagattgagcagttgtacaatcaatgtataataatattatttttgagattttgcatctgtaaattaacttatgaatgtaaattaagtatttaaaatgcaatgtgtaggagtttataaaatattttgagatatcaattcttgatttgaaatttggattttgaattgaagtattgctattgctgttgatttgaagcttggtggttgcaaatggggttgaaattaattatttggaagtatttttcacaggttttgaaaaactgtttttcccaaatatagacagcactctgccgaaatttttgtaaaaattgcggagattttaaatatctaaaaatttgatttatgtttggactttaaataaaggtttttaatatctgaaaaaaaaatttatgcaccaatttaaaaatgaacaacaattgttttaaaatcccttgtagtatatttaatgggttaccggtaggcgaagtacggtaattcattagatgtactacgggatcatgttacatattacggaagggtagggtgtgacattgatggcaggaaatttaaaatctaaaaattaaaatcaacttggatcttgaatccagaggttgataactggaaatttaaaatcaacttggatcttgaatccagaggttgatggcaagaaatttaaaatctgaaaattaaaatcaacttggatcttaaatccagaggttgataactggaaatttaaaatcaacttggatcttaaatccagaggttgatgacatgaatttaaaatgctggaaattaaaaataacttggatattgaatccagagcttggtaactggaaatttaacatcaatttggatcttaaatccagaggttgatgacataaattaaaatcaacttggatcttgaatccagaggttgatggtaggaaatttaaaatctgaaaattaaaatcaactcggatcttgaatccagagattgatgacatgaatttaaaatcctagaaattaaaaacaacttagatcttgaatccaaaggttgataacaggaattaaaagctgaaaattaaaatcaacttggatcttgaatccagacgttgataacagaaaattaaagtattgaaaattaaaatcaacttggatcttgaatccagaggttgataacaggaattaaatgttaaaaattaaaatcaacttggatattgaatccagaggttgataacaggaattaaatattgaaaattaaaatcaacttggatcttgaatccagaggttgacgacaagaattaaagtgctgaaaattaaaatcaatttggatcttgaatctagatgtagatgataggaaattaaagtgctgaaaattaaaatcaacttggatcttgaaaccaGAGGTTGGAAACAGGAAAttgaagtgctgaaaattaaaattaacttgaatcttgaatccagaggttgataacaggaaattaaagtgttgaaaattaaaatcaacttggatcttgaatccagaggttgatggcaggaaattaaaattaacttggatattaaatccagaggttaatgacatgaatttaaaatgctgaaaattaaaatcaacttggatcttgaatccataggttgataactggaaattaaaatcaacttggatctcgaatccagaggttgataacagaaattaaatgctgagaattaaaatcaacttgggtcttgaactcagaggttgatagcaggaaatcaaaatcaacttgaaGCTGACTTAACCAATTGTTGTAGATAAGTTTTATGTATGTACCTTTAATGCTCACAAAGAAAATCTGATGCAAGGTGTTTATCTAAGCAAAGTTTACTTAACAAGGTCTCAAAGATAAATGATTAATGAAAAATGTCAAAACGAGTCTCAAGGCTTGGCCCATGATTTTCTCCTAGCGCCCTTTTAGctccctccttatttcttcaccgttTCTGGCTAGaagtgcccttttgggttttcactcctagtgcGTCCTTCCTGATTTTCACCCTtctctcattttgcagaaagcgcccttgcgggttttaaCCTCCTTTCTCACATtttactaggagcgcccttttgggttttcactcttAGATGCACCAGTTGCCTGATAATTGTTTACCCTCCTGCAAATCTCAAAATAAAGTATATGAAGTTACATGTGTTTAAATTCTCATCCTATAAGAAAGCTTTCAACAAATTAATAGTGAATAAACCAAGGTAGACAAGATATGCACAAATTTATTCATGGCGTAAGAAGATAATCATACTATGATTTTATGATCAAAAGAATAAAGATACAATTTTTAgagaaaagggtacaaggataaatCTCACAAACAATCTCAGTTAACTTTGAAGTCCCTCAATCGCCAGCATTCCAAGTGACCTTCTGAAAAGCGTTTTGTGTAACTTATTGTCCCTTGATCTTAAGACCCTCCTTATTTCTCCACCATCTCTGACTAAGAGCGcccttttcgggttttcactcctaggtttttttttttagctctcTTTTCTGGGgcacccttccgggttttcacccttcgctcattttgcagaagacgccctctcgggttttcaccttctttcccccattttgctaggagcgccctttcgggttttcacctccacCTTTTTTTTTATACGTATAATACCTTTTATAGCATCTACATTCACCAGCCTTAGCAATGCTTCCCCATCCATGTGAGTCAAGATTAGTGCATcgtcagaaaatgcctttttgaccacataaggcccttcaaaagttggtgaccacttgccccAGGAATTGctttgatttgggaggatctttttTAAAACTAGATCTCCTTATTGGAATTCGCGCGGGAGTACGTTCTTATctaatgctctagccattcttctttggtacaacTGCCCGTGGCATACTGCTGTTAGTATTTTCTTATCCATCAAATTCAGTTGATCTAACCTTGATTGAACCCATTCTGTCTCATCTAATTCTGCCTCTTTTAaaatccttaaggaaggaatttccacCTCTATTGGCAAAATAGCTTCCATCTCATAGACCagcgaatatggagttgccccagtcgaCGTCCTTACCGTAGTCCAATAGGCATGAAGGgcaaagggaagcatatcatgccaatctttataagtgataGTCATTTTCCTTATTATTCGATTGAGATTTTTATTAGCAACTTCTACAACTCCATTCATTTGGGGTCGATATGGTGATGAATTGAGATACCGTATCTTATACTAATCACACAACttttgaatcttcggaccatttaaattcttggcattgtcagtgacaaTCTCACCAAGAAGACCATACCAgcagataatattattcttaaggaaCTTCAAAAATGTTTTttgagtgatgtgagcatatgaggtAGCTTTAACCCATTTAGTAAAGTAATCGATGGCCACCAAAATGAACCTGTGTCCATTGGATGCTTTTTGATTAATTGGACCAATTACGTCAataccccacattgcaaaaggccatggtgagataaGATTGTAGAGCTGATGAGGTGAGACATTTATCTGATCAGCATAAATTTGGCATTTATGACATTTTcgaaagtactcaatgcaatcTTTTTCCAATGTGGTCCAGAAGTAACCCTGCCTTAAGATTTACTTTGCCATCATATACCCATTGTTGTGAGTAGTGCAGTTCCCTTCATGGGTTTCAAATAGAATTCTTCTTGCTTTTTTTGCATTcacacatctcaataactcaccattggagcttctcttgtaCAAGATTTCCCCACTAGGGAAGTATCCCATCGCTAACCTTCTGATCATTCTTTTTTCATTTCTTCTTGCCCCAGGAGGATATTCCCTATTTTTGATGTACACCTGGATATCATGATACTAGGGTTTGCTGTCTGtttcttcttcaatcataaagtagtatgctggctcactccttgctttaatttgTAATAACTGCGTTATCTGCCCTTCCTCCATCTGGGTCATCACGGCTAAAGTAGCTAAGGCGTCGGTAAATTAGTTCTTGTCACGGCTCAGGTGAGTGgaagaaatctcttcaaattccttgatcagttcaaggagatatttctgatacaggatcagtttcgggtctttagcttgccattcccctttgacttggtaaatgatcagaactgaatccccatacacctctaatttccttatcttcatttcaatggcagcCTGTAAGCCACTCACGCAGGCTTCATACTCTGCTACGTTACTAGTACAGTAAAATCTTAGCTTAACAGCTATTGGGAAATGTTTCCCATCTGGGGCTACCAGCACTGCTCTAATCCCATTaccggataaattgactgctccgtcaaaatacatttcccacacatcatcTGGTCCCTCAGCATCATCGCCTACT comes from the Hevea brasiliensis isolate MT/VB/25A 57/8 chromosome 5, ASM3005281v1, whole genome shotgun sequence genome and includes:
- the LOC131180132 gene encoding uncharacterized protein LOC131180132, with product MTRKVIKGSVIADLLAENPINDYEALDFKFLDEYINVVGDDAEGPDDVWEMYFDGAVNLSGNGIRAVLVAPDGKHFPIAVKLRFYCTSNVAEYEACINVSPHQLYNLISPWPFAMWGIDVIGPINQKASNGHRFILVAIDYFTKWVKATSYAHITQKTFLKFLKNNIICWYGLLGEIVTDNAKNLNGPKIQKLCD